The Persephonella sp. KM09-Lau-8 nucleotide sequence ATGCTCCTCCAGGATCTTAAAGCTGAACTTAAAAAAGCTCTTAAAACTAAAGGGCCTGTAGGAGCCATTGAAGTATGTTCAAAAAAAGCAATGGAAATAACACAGGAAGTTGCCGAGGATTTTGGAGATATTGAAATAAAAAGAACAACATTTAAATACAGAAATCCTAAAAACAAACCTGATCAGTATGAAGCTGAAGCACTTAAGTTTTTTGAGAAAACATATAAAGAAACAGGAAAACTTCCTCCTTATTATATACAGAAACTAAAAGGAGAATACAGATATTACAAACCTCTGAAAATTCAAGGTGTATGTCTTACATGCCATGGAGATCCAAAATCTATGGATCCAAAAGTAGTTAAAAAATTAAAAGAACTATATCCTAACGATAAAGCAACTGGATATAAACTTGGAGATTTCAGAGGAGTTATAAGAGTTTCTATTCCTGAAGATGTTATTAAAAAGTCCTGTCTATAATAAAGGAGCCTTCAAAGGCTCCTTTGTTCTGTTAATGTCCGAAATTAGATGAATAGAAAAATCTTATATATAATTGAAATACCGTTAGAGCAATATAAAAAACTATAATTAAGGAAGAAAATACATAAGCAAGCATTTTCTTTAATCCTGAGATCTCAAAAAATCCTATTCTTTTCCACATGATAAAGCCACTCCAGAAGGCAGCTATAAATGGAAAAATATAAAAGATTCTTAACCATTTGTCTTTGTTACTTGCAAGAGGTTCTACTTCGATATTTAGAAAGAAAGCCTGGGAAAATCCATTTATGATCTCATGGTAGTAATGTGTAAAGAAAAAATGGGTTACATGAGATAGACTTCCGATTATCATTAATGGTGCAAGAGCATAGCCAAGATTCAAAAATACTTCTTTGAAGGGTTTTTTAATTATTTTAGAGGTAATA carries:
- a CDS encoding DUF3365 domain-containing protein, with protein sequence MKKITAVAAIISAGLLFSCGQPQYTNVDMSPKKVKVIKDFGEDAAKMLLQDLKAELKKALKTKGPVGAIEVCSKKAMEITQEVAEDFGDIEIKRTTFKYRNPKNKPDQYEAEALKFFEKTYKETGKLPPYYIQKLKGEYRYYKPLKIQGVCLTCHGDPKSMDPKVVKKLKELYPNDKATGYKLGDFRGVIRVSIPEDVIKKSCL